Proteins found in one Osmerus mordax isolate fOsmMor3 chromosome 20, fOsmMor3.pri, whole genome shotgun sequence genomic segment:
- the lrrtm4l1 gene encoding leucine rich repeat transmembrane neuronal 4 like 1 has product MGSVLFDGRPPHLLLLILLLLPALLLLCSAERTCPNSCRCEGKIVHCESAGFQDVPENISVGCQGLSLRYNDLHTLLPYQFAHLNQLLWLYLDHNQISALDSRAFQGVRRLKELILSSNRITSLHNATFHGVPNLRSLDLSYNKLEVLQAGQFHGLRKLQNLHLRSNGLTNVPIRAFLECRSLEFLDLGYNRIKVLTRTTFLGLQRLMELHLEHNQFSRINFFLFPRLANLRSLYLQWNRIRAVNQGLPWTWHTLQKLDLSGNEIQALDPAVFHCLPNLQILNLESNKLANVSQEAVSAWISLTSISLAGNMWDCGTGICPLVAWLRNFRGTKDTTMICSSPKSLQGEKIMEATRNSAICDESEYFQTETPSPTPELIPETTPDPTFTPTNPPPPLPPPTTLSPLPPPRPQPLPRPTFPSQGGMDPRDAPPRAPPSLDSPPLTPSPELQHMSFHKVVVGSVALFFSASLVLTVLYVAWRRYPGATRLLQQRSMVGRKRRKKSPEPEQNLSSQLQEYYMSYNPAANPEVLEVLGNGSGACTCTISGSRECENEYICPRPLPGAWPGDVTTIH; this is encoded by the exons ATGG GTTCTGTTCTTTTTGACGGACGGCCgccgcacctcctcctcctcatcctcctcctcctgccggccctgctcctgctctgctctgccgaGCGCACCTGCCCCAACAGCTGCCGCTGCGAGGGGAAGATCGTCCACTGCGAGTCGGCCGGCTTCCAGGACGTCCCCGAGAACATTTCGGTGGGGTGCCAGGGCCTGTCCCTGCGCTACAACGACCTGCACACCCTGCTGCCTTACCAGTTCGCCCACCTTAACCAACTGCTGTGGCTCTACCTGGACCACAACCAGATCTCCGCCCTGGACAGCCGGGCGTTTCAGGGCGTCCGCCGGCTGAAGGAGTTGATCCTGAGCTCCAACCGGATCACGTCGCTCCACAACGCCACCTTCCACGGGGTGCCCAACCTGCGCAGCCTGGATCTCAGCTACAACAAGCTGGAGGTTCTGCAGGCGGGACAGTTCCACGGGCTCCGGAAGTTGCAGAACCTTCACCTGCGTTCCAACGGGCTCACCAACGTCCCCATCCGAGCCTTTCTTGAGTGCCGGAGTTTGGAGTTTCTGGACCTGGGCTACAACCGCATCAAGGTGCTGACCAGGACCACCTTCCTGGGCCTGCAGAGGCTTATGGAGCTTCATCTCGAGCACAACCAGTTCTCCAGGATCAACTTCTTTCTGTTTCCGCGCCTGGCCAACCTTCGGTCCCTCTACCTGCAGTGGAACCGCATCCGAGCGGTCAACCAGGGCCTGCCCTGGACCTGGCACACCCTGCAGAAGCTCGACCTCTCTGGAAACGAGATCCAGGCCCTGGATCCGGCCGTGTTCCACTGCCTGCCCAACCTCCAGATCCTCAACCTGGAGTCCAACAAGCTGGCGAATGTCTCCCAGGAGGCAGTGTCTGCCTGGATCTCCCTGACCTCCATCAGCCTGGCGGGCAACATGTGGGACTGTGGGACTGGcatctgccccctggtggcctgGTTGAGGAACTTCAGAGGCACCAAAGACACCACCATGATCTGCAGCAGCCCTAAGTCCCTGCAGGGCGAGAAAATCATGGAGGCGACCAGGAACAGCGCCATCTGTGACGAGAGTGAGTATTTCCAAACAGAGACCCCCTCACCAACGCCAGAACTAATTCCCGAGACCACCCCCGACCCCACCTTCACTCCCACCAACCCgcctccgcccctccccccaccaaccACCCTGTCGCCCCTTCCACCGCCCCgaccccagcccctcccacgcCCCACCTTCCCCAGCCAAGGAGGGATGGACCCCCGCGACGCCCCTCCCCGCGCCCCGCCCTCCCTCGACAGCCCGCCGCTCACCCCGTCCCCCGAACTGCAGCACATGTCCTTCCACAAGGTGGTGGTGGGAAGCGTGGCGCTTTTCTTCTCCGCGTCGCTCGTCCTCACCGTCCTGTACGTGGCGTGGAGGCGTTACCCGGGCGCCACTCGCCTGCTGCAGCAGCGCTCCATGGTGGGGCGCAAACGCCGGAAAAAGAGCCCTGAGCCGGAACAGAACTTGAGCTCCCAGCTACAGGAGTACTACATGAGTTATAATCCGGCCGCCAACCCAGAGGTTCTGGAGGTGCTGGGCAACGGCTCTGGGGCGTGCACCTGCACCATCTCAGGCTCCAGGGAATGCGAG